A single Lactuca sativa cultivar Salinas chromosome 8, Lsat_Salinas_v11, whole genome shotgun sequence DNA region contains:
- the LOC128127814 gene encoding uncharacterized protein LOC128127814, producing MSLEDIVKSLETSTQAFQQETKASIKNLEKQVLQLATSLSKLESQGKLHVQTETNPRHNVCAITLGGGKSYDGPKVLVDQKEEEIAVKEATKKEKKEEKTIEKKPFIIESKATPAPFPERLKSTKKEREENEIMQMFKRVQINIPILEAIKQDAPKCKDPGVFTVPCKLGNLHVPRAMFDLGASVNVLPYSLFKSIGVGTLSKTSVIIQLADRSLVHPKGVLEDMLVQVDEFIFPTDFYVLDMGDDDSPSSSSILLGRPFLKTSKTKIDVYNGTLSMEFDGQVINFNVHEAKNVPSEVQSVNFVNFIEPSTKKGLSFSNNEFLELVLQGKLDRDKARELAKEVDMDNEVLESLEFIDDKKHVRSDDI from the exons atgtccttagaggacatagTGAAGAGTTTGGAAACTAGTACACAAGCTTTCCAACAAGAGACAAAAGCAAGCATAAAGAACTTAGAGAAACAAGTTTTACAACTTGCTACTTCCTTAAGCAAATTAGAATCTCAAGGAAAGTTACATGTACAAACTGAAACAAACCCAAGGCACAACGTGTGTGCCATCACATTGGGAGGTGGAAAGAGTTATGATGGTCCAAAAGTGTTGGTTGATCAAAAAGAAGAGGAAATAGCGGTCAAAGAGGCAACCAAAAAAGAGAAGAAGGAAGAGAAAACAATCGAAAAGAAGCCCTTCATCATTGAGTCTAAAGCCACACCTGCTCCATTTCCCGAAAGATTAAAGAGCACGAAGAAAGAACGGGAGGAGAATGAGATCATGcaaatgttcaagagagttcaaatCAACATTCCAATCCTCGAGGCCATCAAGCAG GATGCCCCAAAGTGCAAGGATCCCGGTGTTTTTACCGTACCTTGCAAATTGGGGAATCTTCATGTACCTCGAGCCATGTTCGATCTAGGTGCATCCGTAAATGTCCTACCATATTCTCTTTTCAAATCAATTGGTGTAGGAACATTAAGCAAAACCAGTGtgatcatccaacttgccgacCGGTCTTTGGTACACCCAAAGGGTGTACTAGAGGACATGTTAGTGCAAGTCGATGAATTTATCTTCCCGACTGATTTTTATGTCTTAGATATGGGAGATGATGACTCTCCAAGTTCAAGTTCCATACTTTTAGGTAGACCTTTTCTTAAAACTTCCAAAACAAAAATTGATGTCTACAATGGAACTTTAAGTATGGAATTTGATGGTCAAGTTATCAACTTCAATGTTCATGAAGCAAAAAACGTTCCTTCCGAGGTTCAATCCGTCAATTTTGTGAATTTTATCGAGCCCTCAACTAAAAAGGGTTTAAGTTTTTCTAACAATGAATTTCTAGAGTTAGTTTTGCAAGGAAAACTAGACAGGGACAAAGCTAGAGAGCTTGCAAAGGAGGTCGATATGGACAATGAGGTGTTGGAGAGTTTGGAGTTTATTGATGACAAGAAGCATGTGAGGAGTGATGATATATAA